One genomic region from Bradyrhizobium icense encodes:
- a CDS encoding DUF3971 domain-containing protein: protein MPSQERSIPIEERALGGDQSQCRHREAMARNTSPKGSNPRAEAPQWDDAAGWEQEEAAGYRARRLLSRSNSRFHRVGDKFSTLQRWLSGERWVKRVAIVVAVLAVIFTTCFGGLWWRLGAGPINLDVATPWLVAAIEDNIGHGNTVEIGGTQIERAGRIRIAVRIRDIVVRDRDQVVVATAPKAEVKLSGMALLMGRLRAESLNLVDAELAVRITPDGQVTVSAGDTDKPLATGVASKRDAGLAPTFPRQPPAPPQAAATAPDTTQSGLLAGLDWLDSLSLTGLDGQNLNEIGLKNGNLSVDDQQRGNKWTFENISLSMRRPSGGGVAVSLGEQGARPWSLKVVVGPQQNGVRSVDLRADKVPAANILLAMRVKDLTYSAELPLSGELKGELGRDGLPTYFRGKIIAGAGNLIDSDTPDYPMPIDSAEMSVEWDAGRRVLVAPFKVISGANRITLLGHLEPPNGATTEWQAGLSGGTILLAGTDNEPPLIFNRIAIGMKFDTDRKRVLLTQADISNGEIGIAGTGSIDYANEARLQLGFAGTPMSASALKRMWPILIVPEVREWVIERIERGTLQRIEVGVNSPVRNLSRKGPPIPDDGLAVNIVASGVTVHPVDEMPSVRDADLKARVTGRTATVTIGQGVADTPAGRKINISDFIFEVPDMAPKPSPSRVKFRVDASVPAAAEILASDRISDLSGTLIDPNASKGNVAATITLGMPVKGSMTKADTTYTVIADLAGFAADKLVMNQKLESNTLKVLANNAGYQVKGDVKINGQPASLDYRKPSEGDADIRLQATLDDASRARLGIDLGPAVSGSIPIKVIGKIGENDSRVGIEADLTSLRLDNILPGWVKVPGKSGKATFNVVKKEQTTLFQDIVVEGGGVSIKGSLEVDQNGDLLNANFPTYAPSDGDKTTLKAERGADGVVKVTMRGDVFDGRGFLKSAISGKEADPKSKSRNIDLDIDVKLGAVAGFNGEALRSVDSKFSRRNGIVKNFTLSGKVGRDTPVTADLRGRGQGQGRDIIILQTNDAGAFFRFTDTYSKMVGGQLALAMEPPTVEPSAKDGLINVRDFSVRGEAALERAAAGGAAGVQNGISFTALRAEFTRQSGQLTIRDGVVKGPIIGATIEGSIDYVGNAVRMSGTFVPMYGLNNMFGQIPVLGLFLGGGSNEGLIGVTYEVVGTPGQPVLRVNPISAVMPGVLRKIFEFNTGKQNNTPIEFPPNN, encoded by the coding sequence ATGCCGTCACAGGAACGCTCGATACCGATCGAAGAGCGTGCCCTTGGCGGCGATCAATCTCAGTGCCGGCACCGAGAGGCAATGGCTAGGAATACTTCGCCCAAGGGGTCGAATCCGCGTGCCGAGGCCCCGCAATGGGATGACGCGGCGGGCTGGGAGCAGGAAGAGGCGGCCGGCTACCGCGCGCGGCGCCTGTTGTCGCGTTCCAATTCCAGATTTCACCGCGTCGGTGACAAGTTCTCAACGCTGCAGCGGTGGCTGAGTGGCGAGCGCTGGGTCAAGCGCGTGGCGATCGTAGTCGCCGTGCTGGCGGTGATTTTCACTACTTGTTTCGGCGGTCTGTGGTGGCGGCTCGGCGCCGGACCGATCAATCTCGACGTCGCAACGCCGTGGCTGGTGGCCGCGATTGAAGACAATATCGGCCATGGCAATACGGTCGAGATCGGCGGCACGCAGATCGAGCGGGCCGGACGGATTCGAATCGCTGTGCGCATCCGCGACATCGTGGTCCGCGACCGTGACCAGGTCGTTGTCGCCACCGCGCCGAAGGCCGAGGTGAAACTATCGGGCATGGCGCTCCTGATGGGACGGCTGCGCGCCGAGAGTCTCAATCTGGTCGATGCCGAGCTCGCGGTACGAATCACGCCGGACGGCCAGGTGACGGTGTCTGCCGGCGACACCGACAAGCCGCTGGCGACTGGCGTTGCCTCCAAGCGCGATGCCGGCTTGGCGCCGACATTCCCCCGCCAGCCGCCCGCGCCGCCGCAAGCTGCTGCGACGGCCCCCGATACCACGCAGAGCGGATTGCTGGCCGGCCTCGACTGGCTCGACAGCCTCAGCCTGACCGGCCTCGACGGGCAGAACCTGAACGAGATCGGCCTCAAGAACGGCAATCTCAGCGTCGACGATCAGCAGCGCGGCAACAAATGGACGTTCGAGAATATCAGCCTCAGCATGCGCCGTCCGAGCGGCGGTGGAGTTGCGGTGAGCCTTGGCGAGCAAGGCGCTCGTCCCTGGTCGCTCAAGGTCGTGGTCGGACCGCAGCAGAATGGCGTGCGGTCCGTCGATCTTCGCGCCGACAAGGTGCCTGCCGCCAACATCCTGCTGGCGATGCGGGTCAAGGACCTGACCTACAGCGCCGAGCTGCCGCTTTCCGGCGAACTGAAAGGCGAACTGGGCCGTGACGGCCTGCCGACCTATTTCCGCGGCAAGATCATCGCCGGCGCCGGCAACCTGATCGACAGCGATACGCCTGACTATCCGATGCCGATCGACTCGGCGGAGATGAGCGTCGAATGGGATGCCGGACGGCGCGTGCTGGTGGCGCCCTTCAAGGTCATTTCCGGCGCGAACCGGATCACGCTGCTCGGCCATCTCGAGCCCCCGAACGGTGCCACCACCGAATGGCAGGCTGGCCTTAGCGGTGGCACGATCCTGCTGGCCGGCACCGACAACGAACCGCCGCTGATCTTCAACCGGATCGCGATCGGGATGAAGTTCGACACCGACCGCAAGCGCGTGCTGCTGACCCAGGCCGATATCAGCAACGGCGAGATCGGCATCGCCGGCACCGGCAGCATCGACTATGCGAACGAGGCGCGTCTCCAGCTTGGTTTTGCGGGTACGCCGATGTCGGCCTCCGCGCTGAAACGGATGTGGCCGATTCTGATCGTGCCTGAAGTGCGCGAATGGGTGATCGAGCGCATCGAGCGCGGCACGCTCCAGCGCATCGAGGTCGGCGTCAATTCGCCGGTGCGCAATCTGTCGCGCAAGGGACCGCCGATTCCGGACGATGGTCTGGCCGTCAACATCGTCGCGTCAGGCGTTACGGTCCACCCGGTGGACGAAATGCCGTCGGTTCGCGATGCCGATCTGAAGGCGAGAGTCACGGGCCGTACCGCGACGGTGACGATCGGGCAGGGCGTTGCCGACACGCCCGCCGGCCGCAAGATCAATATTTCGGACTTCATCTTCGAGGTGCCGGACATGGCGCCGAAGCCGTCGCCCTCGCGGGTAAAGTTCAGGGTCGATGCTTCGGTACCGGCCGCGGCCGAGATTCTGGCCTCCGACCGCATCAGCGATCTCTCCGGCACGCTGATCGATCCGAACGCCAGCAAGGGAAACGTTGCCGCCACCATCACGCTCGGCATGCCGGTCAAGGGATCGATGACCAAGGCCGACACCACCTACACCGTGATTGCCGATCTGGCAGGGTTTGCCGCCGACAAGCTCGTGATGAATCAGAAACTGGAGTCCAATACGCTCAAGGTGCTCGCCAACAACGCGGGCTACCAGGTCAAGGGCGACGTCAAGATCAACGGCCAGCCGGCTTCGCTGGACTACCGCAAGCCGAGCGAGGGCGACGCCGATATCAGGCTGCAGGCGACGCTGGATGATGCCAGCCGCGCACGTCTCGGGATCGATCTCGGACCTGCTGTGAGCGGTTCCATCCCGATCAAGGTGATCGGCAAAATCGGCGAGAACGACAGCCGCGTCGGCATCGAAGCCGATCTGACCTCGCTGCGTCTCGACAACATCCTGCCGGGCTGGGTCAAGGTGCCCGGCAAGTCGGGCAAGGCGACGTTCAATGTCGTAAAGAAGGAACAGACGACGCTGTTCCAGGACATCGTGGTCGAAGGCGGTGGCGTTTCGATCAAGGGATCGCTCGAAGTCGACCAGAACGGCGACCTGTTGAACGCGAACTTCCCGACCTACGCGCCATCGGACGGCGACAAGACGACGTTGAAGGCCGAGCGCGGCGCCGACGGCGTCGTGAAAGTCACGATGCGGGGCGACGTGTTCGACGGCCGCGGCTTCCTGAAATCGGCGATCTCGGGCAAGGAAGCCGACCCCAAGAGCAAGTCGAGGAACATCGATCTCGATATCGACGTCAAGCTCGGCGCGGTCGCCGGCTTCAACGGCGAGGCGCTGCGCAGCGTCGACAGCAAATTCTCCCGCCGCAACGGCATCGTCAAAAACTTCACGCTCTCCGGCAAGGTCGGGCGCGACACGCCGGTGACGGCCGATCTGCGCGGTCGCGGGCAGGGACAGGGACGCGACATCATCATCCTGCAGACCAACGATGCGGGTGCGTTCTTCCGCTTCACCGACACCTACTCGAAAATGGTCGGCGGACAGCTCGCGCTTGCGATGGAGCCGCCGACGGTCGAACCCAGTGCCAAGGACGGTCTGATCAATGTCCGCGATTTCTCCGTCAGGGGTGAGGCCGCACTGGAGCGCGCCGCCGCGGGCGGAGCGGCCGGCGTTCAGAACGGCATTTCCTTTACGGCACTGCGCGCCGAGTTCACGCGGCAGAGCGGACAGCTCACGATCCGCGATGGTGTTGTGAAGGGTCCGATCATCGGCGCGACCATCGAAGGCAGCATCGACTATGTCGGTAATGCCGTGCGCATGAGCGGCACCTTCGTTCCGATGTACGGGCTGAACAACATGTTCGGCCAGATTCCCGTGCTCGGCTTGTTCCTCGGTGGCGGCAGCAACGAGGGCCTGATTGGCGTGACCTACGAGGTGGTCGGCACGCCTGGCCAGCCCGTGCTGCGCGTCAATCCGATTTCGGCAGTGATGCCCGGCGTGCTCAGAAAGATCTTCGAGTTCAACACCGGCAAGCAGAACAACACCCCGATCGAATTCCCGCCGAATAATTAG
- a CDS encoding peroxiredoxin, translating into MSKKTRKKSSKPSPKSRKPPATKPAAAKTARKTARRSAPAATKKAAATAANKAAKTATKAAARKPAKTAKSPSAKASHKPTSKQLIKSNLSDTPKPVAGTGLVEGAMAPPFSLPRDGGGSVSLADYAGRKLVLFFYPRADTPGCTREAIDFTRLDSAFADAGAVVLGISADTVKAQESFRNKHQLSVPLISDEQHEMLEAYGAWGEKSMYGRTFMGIIRTTVLIGADGRIARIWRNVRVDGHADEVLAAVRGM; encoded by the coding sequence ATGTCCAAGAAAACGCGCAAGAAATCCTCCAAGCCATCCCCCAAAAGCCGCAAGCCGCCGGCCACAAAACCGGCCGCCGCCAAGACCGCCCGCAAGACCGCCCGCCGCAGCGCGCCGGCAGCGACCAAAAAGGCTGCCGCCACAGCGGCCAACAAGGCCGCCAAAACCGCAACGAAGGCAGCCGCCAGGAAACCGGCCAAGACGGCCAAGAGCCCTTCAGCCAAAGCGTCGCATAAGCCGACATCGAAACAGTTAATAAAATCCAATCTATCGGATACGCCCAAGCCGGTTGCTGGAACCGGACTGGTCGAAGGCGCCATGGCTCCTCCCTTCAGCCTGCCGCGCGATGGCGGCGGCAGTGTCTCGCTGGCGGACTATGCCGGCAGGAAACTAGTGCTGTTTTTCTATCCCCGCGCCGACACGCCCGGCTGCACCCGGGAGGCGATCGACTTCACGCGGCTCGATAGCGCGTTTGCCGATGCGGGAGCCGTGGTGCTCGGGATCTCGGCCGACACCGTAAAGGCCCAGGAATCCTTCCGGAACAAGCACCAGCTTTCGGTTCCTCTGATCTCGGATGAGCAACATGAGATGCTCGAGGCCTATGGTGCCTGGGGCGAAAAATCGATGTACGGCAGGACTTTCATGGGGATCATTCGAACGACGGTTCTGATCGGTGCCGATGGGCGGATCGCCAGGATCTGGCGCAATGTGCGGGTCGACGGCCATGCCGACGAGGTACTGGCTGCCGTCCGCGGCATGTGA
- a CDS encoding M23 family metallopeptidase, with the protein MSYRSGHYSDHHHPHDHGRTPPRRPAPQAARAAAAVDGNGYAIVHAGKHVRFGPVVFWIVVGTIVLLGMWSAATATYFAFRDDVLTRLIARQAEMQYAYEDRIAELRAKVDRTTSRQLLDQEQFDQKLDQIMRRQTALESRATALGAIPDAAATGSIRPPARGAAAETPASGTLKPSPISDTVIFVAPPDREARLESRTPAIAKPQPNQFAKVQGVDNVLVRLQTSLDTVERRQMAALSAVEDSMESRLRRMRGVFTDLGLNMGQLEAATPRSAIGGPFVPVKLPADAGAFERQLYRIKATRAQMQRLNATLALVPYRKPVVGEVEFTSGFGVRSDPFLGRPAMHTGLDFRAATGDPVRVTANGKVVSSGWMGGYGRMVEVDHGNGLSTRYGHLSEIHVRVGDFVKIGQVIGAVGSTGRSTGPHLHYETRIDGDPVDPQKFLRAGVRLSSG; encoded by the coding sequence ATGTCGTACCGTTCCGGTCATTATTCCGATCACCACCATCCCCATGATCATGGCCGAACGCCGCCGCGGCGCCCTGCCCCTCAGGCGGCACGGGCCGCCGCCGCGGTCGATGGCAACGGTTATGCCATCGTCCATGCCGGCAAGCACGTACGCTTCGGACCTGTGGTGTTCTGGATCGTCGTCGGCACGATCGTGCTGCTTGGCATGTGGTCGGCGGCCACAGCCACCTATTTCGCGTTTCGCGACGACGTCCTGACCCGGCTGATCGCTCGCCAAGCCGAGATGCAATATGCCTATGAGGACCGCATCGCGGAGCTGCGTGCCAAGGTCGACCGCACCACCAGCCGCCAGTTGCTCGATCAGGAACAGTTCGACCAGAAGCTCGACCAGATCATGCGCCGCCAGACCGCGCTCGAATCGCGCGCTACCGCCCTCGGCGCAATTCCGGATGCCGCTGCCACCGGTTCGATTCGGCCTCCGGCGCGCGGCGCGGCCGCGGAGACGCCCGCTTCCGGCACGCTAAAACCCTCCCCGATCAGCGACACCGTGATCTTCGTCGCGCCGCCGGATCGCGAGGCGCGGCTGGAATCGCGCACGCCCGCTATCGCCAAGCCGCAGCCGAATCAGTTCGCCAAGGTTCAGGGTGTCGACAATGTCCTGGTCCGCCTGCAGACCTCGCTCGACACCGTCGAGCGGCGGCAGATGGCGGCGCTCAGCGCGGTCGAGGACAGCATGGAATCGCGCCTGCGCCGCATGCGCGGCGTGTTCACCGATCTCGGCCTCAACATGGGGCAGCTAGAGGCCGCGACGCCGCGCTCGGCTATCGGTGGCCCGTTCGTGCCAGTGAAGTTGCCGGCGGATGCCGGTGCGTTTGAACGCCAGCTCTACCGGATCAAGGCTACCCGCGCCCAGATGCAGCGCCTCAATGCGACGCTTGCGCTGGTGCCCTATCGCAAGCCTGTCGTCGGCGAGGTCGAATTCACCTCGGGCTTCGGCGTTCGCAGCGATCCCTTCCTCGGCCGACCCGCGATGCATACTGGACTAGATTTCCGCGCCGCGACCGGCGATCCGGTGCGCGTGACCGCGAACGGCAAGGTCGTGTCGTCGGGATGGATGGGCGGCTATGGCCGCATGGTGGAGGTCGACCACGGCAACGGGCTGTCGACCCGCTACGGCCATCTGTCGGAGATTCACGTCAGGGTCGGCGACTTCGTCAAGATCGGACAGGTCATCGGCGCCGTCGGCTCGACCGGCCGCTCCACCGGTCCGCACCTGCACTATGAAACGCGGATCGACGGTGACCCCGTCGACCCGCAGAAATTCCTGCGCGCAGGCGTGAGGCTCAGCTCAGGCTAG
- a CDS encoding SRPBCC family protein, translating to MSQGNTVRLHRVLATKPEKVFRAFLDAEALAKWLPPYGFTCKVHQFEAKVGGTFRMSFTNFTTNTGHSFGGEYLEIVPNERIRYTDRFDDPNLPGVIEVTVTLKAVSVGTEINIEQTNLPTVIPVEACYLGWQQSLAQLALLVEPDIPG from the coding sequence ATGTCCCAAGGCAATACCGTTCGTTTGCATCGTGTCCTCGCCACCAAGCCGGAGAAGGTTTTTCGCGCCTTCCTCGATGCGGAAGCCCTGGCCAAGTGGCTGCCGCCCTACGGCTTCACCTGCAAGGTCCACCAATTCGAGGCGAAAGTTGGCGGCACATTCAGGATGTCGTTCACGAATTTCACCACGAATACGGGCCATTCGTTCGGCGGAGAATATCTGGAGATCGTGCCCAACGAGCGGATCCGCTACACCGATCGTTTCGACGACCCCAATTTGCCCGGCGTCATTGAGGTCACCGTGACCCTGAAAGCGGTTTCGGTCGGAACCGAAATCAACATCGAACAAACGAACTTGCCGACGGTGATTCCGGTCGAAGCCTGCTATCTCGGCTGGCAACAGTCGCTCGCCCAGCTCGCGTTGCTCGTGGAGCCGGATATTCCGGGATAG
- a CDS encoding carbamoyltransferase C-terminal domain-containing protein, producing the protein MKQYTRIGPRHPRLAAGGFRFARWLAAKTMGAAGFHQLGSEFAEARIVHVREKLTRGDTVYLAGLGAPGTHNSGLALVEVTQADGPRLIVNNEEERFSGNKHTTEYPRLSIDAAVATLRGMGRDIGDIDAWLTSWDYPTLAGTLARSVLEELPQSMKLVRTTEATGFDGRRLDQMTRTPKILARQLGLAERVPLICLPHHDNHAWFSHAASPFADDGAPTAIAVLDGTGDQGSISLYVVENGAMRRLHCNDSMFDSLGAFYSVISSTQGGWTWLSSEGRYMGAAAWGDMDRASNPYYARLRDVLHFGANGDIRLNRALANWYCDPFDHPYKEELTKILGEPLKPDQLWNPDAVLRVEDIHHRPDTKDRLDKAAATQLVFEDAMIHVVDHVLRTTGANRLVLTGGVALNAVGNMRLLEHFDEVWFAEAQQRNARLHLWVPPVPGDPGVTIGAAWLFAHLAGAPRGAPMTHAFYCGTPPSQGDIAHAVAAVDTASQQIGDISTPEGLDAIADLMAFMVAQNGVIALYQGAAETGPRALGHRSILANPRDPAVRELLNARVKYREAIRPLAPMATLEAAREYFELLPGASDADYNAYNYMVLTAHSKLHAREKIPAVIHADGTGRIQIVRAEDDPLTYAYLKALGRHVGVELSVNTSFNVAGPIAQTPQQAIDTLRRSKGLDAVLMVAGDGTVTAAWHGDERDSGRFTNWLADWKKTSASSRPVR; encoded by the coding sequence TTGAAACAGTACACACGAATTGGTCCGCGGCATCCCAGGCTTGCGGCCGGCGGCTTCCGCTTCGCGCGCTGGCTCGCGGCAAAAACCATGGGCGCTGCGGGATTTCACCAGCTCGGCTCGGAATTCGCCGAGGCGCGGATCGTGCATGTTCGCGAAAAACTCACGCGGGGCGACACGGTCTATCTCGCAGGCCTCGGCGCACCCGGCACGCACAATTCAGGTCTGGCGCTGGTCGAGGTGACGCAGGCGGATGGGCCGCGGCTGATCGTCAACAACGAGGAAGAACGCTTTTCCGGCAACAAGCACACCACCGAATATCCGAGGCTGTCGATCGACGCAGCAGTGGCGACGCTGCGCGGCATGGGCCGCGATATCGGGGACATCGATGCCTGGCTCACGAGTTGGGATTACCCGACGCTCGCGGGAACGCTGGCCCGCTCGGTGCTCGAGGAGCTGCCGCAGAGTATGAAACTCGTGCGCACCACCGAGGCCACAGGCTTCGACGGCCGCCGCCTCGACCAGATGACGCGGACGCCAAAGATCCTCGCCCGCCAGCTCGGACTTGCCGAGCGCGTGCCGTTGATCTGCCTGCCGCATCACGACAACCATGCCTGGTTTTCCCACGCGGCCTCGCCGTTCGCCGACGACGGCGCCCCGACCGCGATTGCGGTGCTCGACGGCACCGGCGACCAAGGCTCGATCTCGCTCTATGTGGTCGAGAACGGCGCGATGCGCCGGCTCCACTGCAACGACAGCATGTTCGATTCACTCGGTGCATTCTACAGCGTGATCTCGTCGACACAGGGCGGCTGGACCTGGCTGTCGAGCGAGGGCCGCTACATGGGCGCCGCCGCCTGGGGCGACATGGACCGCGCCAGCAATCCTTATTACGCGCGGCTACGCGATGTTCTGCATTTTGGGGCGAACGGCGATATCAGGCTCAATCGCGCGCTGGCCAACTGGTATTGCGACCCCTTCGACCATCCCTACAAGGAAGAACTCACCAAAATCCTCGGCGAACCGCTTAAGCCCGACCAGCTCTGGAATCCGGATGCGGTGCTGCGTGTCGAGGACATCCACCACCGTCCCGATACCAAAGACCGTCTCGACAAGGCGGCCGCGACGCAATTGGTGTTCGAGGATGCCATGATCCACGTCGTCGATCATGTGTTGCGCACGACCGGCGCCAACCGGCTGGTGCTGACCGGCGGCGTTGCGCTGAACGCGGTCGGCAATATGCGGCTGCTCGAACATTTCGACGAAGTATGGTTCGCCGAGGCGCAGCAGCGCAACGCGCGCCTGCATCTATGGGTGCCGCCGGTGCCCGGCGATCCCGGCGTCACCATCGGCGCCGCCTGGCTGTTTGCACATCTGGCAGGCGCTCCGCGCGGCGCGCCGATGACGCACGCCTTCTATTGCGGCACGCCGCCCTCGCAAGGCGATATCGCCCATGCGGTTGCGGCCGTCGACACCGCCTCGCAACAGATCGGCGATATCTCGACGCCTGAAGGCCTTGACGCGATCGCCGACCTGATGGCGTTCATGGTCGCGCAAAACGGCGTGATTGCGCTGTATCAGGGCGCGGCCGAAACCGGCCCCCGTGCGCTCGGCCACCGTTCGATACTTGCCAATCCCCGCGATCCCGCGGTGCGTGAACTACTCAACGCGCGCGTCAAATACCGCGAGGCCATTCGCCCGCTAGCGCCGATGGCGACGCTGGAGGCAGCACGCGAATATTTCGAACTGCTGCCGGGCGCGTCGGATGCCGACTACAACGCCTACAATTACATGGTGCTGACGGCGCATTCGAAGCTGCATGCCCGCGAAAAAATCCCGGCCGTCATTCACGCCGACGGCACCGGCCGCATCCAGATCGTGCGCGCCGAAGACGATCCCCTCACCTATGCGTACCTGAAGGCGCTCGGCCGCCATGTTGGCGTCGAGCTGTCCGTCAACACTTCCTTCAATGTCGCGGGACCGATTGCGCAGACGCCGCAGCAGGCGATCGATACGCTGCGCCGCTCCAAGGGGCTCGATGCCGTCCTCATGGTCGCCGGCGACGGCACCGTCACTGCAGCCTGGCACGGCGACGAGCGTGACAGCGGAAGATTCACAAACTGGCTCGCCGACTGGAAGAAGACATCCGCTTCCAGCCGGCCAGTGCGATAA
- a CDS encoding cupin domain-containing protein: MSAVRSKDISDTAAANAELTTVRKASRKDHKPYETRHFDDVEWETIRWPGETGKMLFHPRPERPTEPNAGILRLEPGAYHPEHYHGFAQVWHILKGEFLIDGTPHGPGTVLFHPDPHFEGEFRTETGGEIFIVQYPGPTTGERPIYSGRFNMAERKAVASERVDL; this comes from the coding sequence ATGAGCGCAGTCAGGAGCAAGGACATTTCCGATACGGCGGCCGCCAATGCGGAATTGACGACCGTGCGCAAAGCGTCGCGAAAGGACCACAAGCCTTACGAGACGCGTCATTTCGACGACGTCGAATGGGAGACGATCCGCTGGCCGGGCGAGACAGGCAAAATGCTTTTTCATCCGCGACCGGAACGTCCGACCGAACCGAACGCGGGAATTCTGCGGCTTGAGCCCGGCGCCTATCACCCCGAGCACTATCATGGCTTCGCGCAGGTCTGGCATATCCTGAAGGGCGAGTTTTTAATCGACGGAACGCCGCATGGTCCGGGAACGGTGCTGTTCCATCCCGACCCACACTTTGAGGGCGAATTCCGCACCGAGACGGGCGGGGAAATATTCATCGTCCAGTATCCCGGTCCGACGACCGGCGAGCGCCCGATCTATAGCGGTCGGTTCAACATGGCAGAACGCAAGGCGGTTGCGAGCGAACGCGTCGATCTCTGA
- a CDS encoding helix-turn-helix domain-containing protein, with amino-acid sequence MVSAEAGRRAREAARLAGIGAVIRRARSARGLTLDELAGMVGLSVTFLSRIERGLIACSIGNLLEIAGVLQLPPAELFADIEGEDRTRAYRVVRSIDAVPSKDADANYAWRKLASGIGEQRLETFLLELSAKPRKPTLVAHPGEEMCFVLEGSVEFQVGNETIALERGDSIHLRSDVPHMAWARGSGSARLLMVTSIENQSAIAVEWWSDIAGRKGEREKTAKGRAK; translated from the coding sequence GTGGTTTCGGCAGAAGCTGGCCGGCGCGCCCGCGAGGCGGCGCGCCTTGCGGGAATTGGAGCCGTCATTCGCAGGGCTCGTTCGGCGCGCGGTTTGACGCTCGATGAACTCGCAGGAATGGTCGGGTTATCCGTGACGTTTCTCTCGCGGATCGAGCGCGGACTGATCGCGTGCTCGATCGGCAATCTCCTGGAAATTGCCGGCGTCCTTCAACTGCCGCCGGCCGAATTGTTTGCCGACATCGAAGGAGAGGACCGGACGCGCGCGTATCGTGTAGTGCGGTCAATCGATGCCGTTCCATCGAAGGACGCTGACGCAAATTATGCCTGGCGCAAGCTCGCATCGGGCATTGGCGAGCAGCGGCTGGAAACTTTTCTGCTCGAATTGTCGGCAAAACCGCGCAAGCCGACGCTGGTCGCGCATCCCGGCGAAGAAATGTGCTTCGTCCTCGAAGGCAGCGTCGAATTTCAGGTGGGCAATGAGACCATCGCGCTGGAGCGGGGGGATTCGATTCATTTGCGCTCGGACGTGCCGCATATGGCGTGGGCGCGCGGGTCCGGCAGCGCGCGCCTGCTCATGGTGACATCAATCGAAAATCAGTCGGCCATCGCGGTTGAGTGGTGGAGCGATATTGCGGGCAGGAAAGGCGAACGAGAGAAAACTGCAAAAGGGAGAGCAAAATGA
- a CDS encoding DMT family transporter, with protein MIVNDNRIDGRDWSLLGLLSILWGGSFFFNGVVLKELPPFTVVFLRVTLAAIMLLPLLWLSRIRFPTGLSDWRPFFAIGLLNNVLPFSLIVVGQTYIPSGLASILNATTPLFTVVVMAVAGEEKLSARRIAGVIAGLTGVVVLHGDGLGWESGQGFGILLCLAAAFSYGLSALLARRLLSKSPPVGTATFQMLASAAMMTVVAGLVERPWGLAMPSITTWLAVIGLATLSTALAYIVFFQILWRSGATNVMLVTLLVPVTAILLGSLVLGEQISPREIAGALVIGSALLLIDGRVLKLFER; from the coding sequence ATGATTGTCAACGATAACCGGATCGACGGCCGCGACTGGTCGCTGCTCGGCCTGCTCTCGATCCTGTGGGGAGGCTCGTTCTTCTTCAACGGTGTGGTGCTGAAAGAACTGCCGCCGTTCACGGTGGTGTTCCTGCGCGTGACGCTCGCTGCGATCATGCTGCTGCCGTTGCTCTGGCTCTCCCGCATCCGTTTCCCGACCGGACTGTCCGATTGGCGGCCGTTTTTCGCGATCGGGCTTCTCAACAACGTGCTGCCGTTTTCGCTGATCGTGGTTGGGCAGACCTATATCCCGAGCGGGCTGGCATCGATCCTGAATGCTACGACGCCATTGTTCACGGTGGTCGTGATGGCGGTCGCGGGTGAGGAGAAGCTGTCGGCGCGGCGGATTGCGGGCGTCATCGCGGGTCTAACCGGGGTCGTTGTTCTACACGGTGATGGCCTTGGATGGGAAAGCGGGCAGGGGTTCGGCATTCTACTCTGCCTGGCAGCCGCCTTCTCTTACGGATTGTCGGCGCTGCTGGCGCGACGGCTGCTGTCCAAATCGCCGCCGGTCGGCACCGCGACATTTCAGATGCTGGCTTCCGCCGCAATGATGACCGTCGTCGCCGGGCTGGTCGAGCGCCCTTGGGGATTGGCGATGCCGAGCATCACGACATGGCTCGCGGTGATCGGCCTTGCCACTCTGTCGACGGCGCTCGCCTACATCGTGTTCTTCCAGATCCTGTGGCGCTCCGGCGCCACCAACGTCATGCTGGTGACGCTGCTTGTGCCTGTTACGGCCATCCTGCTCGGCTCGCTTGTGCTCGGTGAGCAAATTTCGCCGCGTGAGATCGCGGGCGCACTGGTGATCGGCAGCGCGCTGCTGTTGATCGACGGCCGCGTGCTGAAGCTTTTCGAGCGTTAG